The sequence GATTTCCTGAGTTGTATGAATGACAGTCCCTCTGGGAGAACCTCAGCAGGGTTCCTCACATCACCATGGAGATGGGAGTTTCTGCGTGTGTCACACAAACATGCTATTCTGCAAACATCATAGAAAAGAAAGGGAAGTAAAAGGCAAAGCTTATCAGGAGTCAGTatgagaggaaagaagaagagcattttgaaattttggaaaaaacaaaacatgagagCTCTTCATGAGGATCATGACATATGGCGATAACAAACCGTATCACAGTATCctcttttgaaataaaaaataaaataaaaactttttttgttcacattgtATTATTTTTCCCATTAAACTATATCACACAGTgataacaaagaaaaggagaaatcTACAGCCACGTTAGCTTCGTGCAAAAAACCACATACACTGGCACGCCGCATAGGCAAAGAGATCAAAGCAAGACGACGCAtacaaaaatatagaaaatcTCCGATGCAACTCTTCACAGAAAGaaaccttttctgtcttttccatctGCGCCACTTCCTGCTGAACACCCACCGCCAAAGGGTCACTTCAGGAAcattctgtcagtgtttgttgttgttgtctttgctgctgctgtgttttttttgtttgttttttttttttttttttaagacaacCAAAAGTTTTTGTGTCTTCCATGCAGGAATTGACAGAACCCCAAAAATATGCAGTAGCTAGAGTAGATCATTATGGCAGATGTCCATCATAATGACGTTGGTAATAATGTGAACAACAACATGTTTGAGTGATAGAAAACTAGTACAATAAAAGCATATCATTTCTGTCATATAATTTGTgacaaatctttttttaaactttgttattttaaaatacatactATGTCCTGTCGCTTTGAAGACATTCCAGCATTTGCTCATAATTGGTAGTGACAGGGTTAAATAGTTTGGCATACTCAGCAAGCCATGCCCAAAAGGATGCTAATTTGTCTCTTGCAAAGGAGGGGAGGGCAGGggggggcagggagggaggagggggaattAAGGGAAGATCCCAGGTTGCAACCCTCCCTCCCATGGGAGAAGCTGGGGAGGTGGGCGGGGTTTATACAGAACAGCTGAGATTACAAACCGTGCTCAAGACCGGGTCAGCCCATCGATTTCAGCACttgcaaaacacatgcaaagatAAGTCAGAGTTTCGGACTCAGTCATTCTGTCTGCCTGTTGGTGGCGTCCATTTTTAGAGTCGCTTCGCAGGAAGGGACGGAGCCGAAAACTGTGAGCGTCATACCCACAAACAAGTCACTGGACTGCTGCGGCACGTCCAGCACTCCTGTTTTCACACTGATAAAAAAAGATTGTTTGGACGCCTTCAAAAGAAAGTTAAATGGGGACAAAAGCAGTTGCGAGGTGGAAAGGAGGAGTTGAAATGCTGCAAGTAAGGCAAAGACGGATgcttcagataaaaaaaataacaacaaataaacagacttTCAAACACCGTGGAGGAGAGGGGAAGTTGttgcaaaaaagaaatctcTCCAAAGAGTTTGGAGGGACTAAACACTGAGGTGAGATGAGTAGAGTCACTGGTTGTTtggctctcctgctctctcctcctcctcttcctcctcttcatcgaGAGACACAACCCCAGAGGAGGCCACGTCGGAGACCCTCCTGCGGGGGTCGTAGTCAGGGGGGTACGCCACTCCGTTGCCCTCTGCCTCCACCTGGCACACGGTGCTTTCATAGTCCTTGCAGGGGGTGTCGTCATCCTCTCCAGGTGACAGGTATGTCTCAGAGTAAGACATGGAGTAGCAAGGAGAGTCCTGACCACCGCAGGGCCTGATGCTCCGCCCTCCCCCACCCAGGCTGTGGAAGCTGCAGTCCCCACCACCGGGCCTGCTGTGCCCCGCCCTCTGAAGCCGGGCAAGCAGCAGCTCCTCCCCTCCTTGCAGCGCCGACAGGATCTTAGCAGCAAGCTCGGCGGCGTTGCTGTGGGCGTGGGTGCCACGGTGGCCGCCCAGGTCACGCAGCAATGGGTGGTGTTCATCCAGACTGCAGAGGCTGGAGCACAGGGTGTCCGGGGAGCCTGCCGTGGGAGAGGGCTCTCCGCTGCCAcctccctccccacctcctcctcctcccccactctCACAACAGGGCCCTCGAAGGCCCAGGTGCTGGCAAAGCTGACTGTGGATCAGGTCCTTCAAGTAGGGAGGATATGATGGCACATCTAGAGGAAATAATACAGACTGTGAGCATGAAGtcctgatggaaaaaaaagaacaacaataagagaagaaatacaaaatgaaactgtaatATTCCCTGTAGGGTCACTGAGCAGAAAATACAGTGAGACGATGAATGGTGGAAATGTaccagcagagaggaaaagagggatttACACAAtttgctgaaaaacacagaaagcaaagttTACTCTACAAGCTTGCTGTTTTTGCAACAGGAAGCCTCATTACTCATTTGTGTCAAACAGGCAAAGATGAAGTTTCCACTGCTGtcagaaataactgaaaaacaatatCAATATTCTTATTTTAATAAGCAAGCAATACACAATTtaaggaccaaaaaaaaaatgtttaaacaaaaaagtgttaCCAAATGATCAATATATAACTACCTAAGTCACGTGTTTAAAAGaagtataataataaataaaaatttaaaaaaagacttcatCCACTGCATTACAGGGTTATGAAAAATACCAGCAAACTATGGGATCAAATCAAGTAATTAATAACCATtaataacaattaaaacaatataaacaatGTGACATTGCATATGACAACAATATGACACCCAAAGTatgtggaaaatgtaaaaatatcaagGTATATGTAACAATTAATGACTGCAATAGATGAGTGTTTTGGAGAGATTAAAGTCACATACTGTGACACTCCATTCACTACATGGCCTTCAGCAGAAGCTAAGAAGCCACAGATGAATGTATGAAGATAGAGAAGCAACACTGAGCTGAATGTTATTAGCTGTAAGACAGGTTATTGGTGGTTCAGTGTAATCAAGATGAAAGCTctggtatacacacacacacctatatatacacacagagagCCATGGTCAAATACACTCTGTGTATTTATAACTCGCTCACACACCATCCTCACACAGGCGCTGTCTCTGCGGCAAAGGAAATGATATTAAACTTGCAGGAGGGATATCAAATTGCGCCGAGGAACAAAAAATGttgggagggggaggaaaacTGGGGCACTGGGACaatgaaagataaagagaggaaaacagagggagagatggatgagGAAGAGGGTATCAGGAAGGAAGGGGACAGTATGaaggaaataaatgtgatttaactTTACCAAGGGTATTGTGGTGCAGAGgtacgctgtgtgtgtgtgtgtgtgtgtgtgtacctgtgctCTGTGTGGTGGGCTCGTTGGCAGGCAGAAAGTCTTCATCGTATGAGTCATCGTTGGACTCGTCGCCGTCCACAGAGGACCAGGCCCTCAGCTTAGCCTCCGCTATTGCGAACTGCTCCGccacacctgcacacaaacacaaataagctgcacatgtacacatgcaaatacatgGTTGTCACGGTGACAAAGAGGAAGCAGGCCATTGTGTCTTCATGTCATGTAGCTGTTTTTGATTGGCAGGTCTGTGTGAGGAAAAGTGCCCAGTGTAGTGTTAGActggacagagacagcattCCCATCAGAGGCAAAGCAGTCATTTGTCTGGTGAAATTAAGATGGCTGTCACTGGGGGTTTGATAGTGTTGTTATGCAGGCTGCATTCCTGCCAGTGCAGAGGAGACATGAAGTCggaagaagaacaaacagtATTCTGTGAAAGTCACCAGAAATATCAAGAGGAAAACACTT comes from Scatophagus argus isolate fScaArg1 chromosome 5, fScaArg1.pri, whole genome shotgun sequence and encodes:
- the zgc:165508 gene encoding protein FAM131A isoform X1, which encodes MVLTALTQFSCKVNVDDTIEMLPKSRRALTIQEIAALARSSLHGISQVVKDHVTKPTAMAQGRVAHLIEWKGWCKPIDTPAALESDFNSYSDLTEGEQEARFAAGVAEQFAIAEAKLRAWSSVDGDESNDDSYDEDFLPANEPTTQSTDVPSYPPYLKDLIHSQLCQHLGLRGPCCESGGGGGGGEGGGSGEPSPTAGSPDTLCSSLCSLDEHHPLLRDLGGHRGTHAHSNAAELAAKILSALQGGEELLLARLQRAGHSRPGGGDCSFHSLGGGGRSIRPCGGQDSPCYSMSYSETYLSPGEDDDTPCKDYESTVCQVEAEGNGVAYPPDYDPRRRVSDVASSGVVSLDEEEEEEEERAGEPNNQ
- the zgc:165508 gene encoding protein FAM131A isoform X2; translated protein: MLPKSRRALTIQEIAALARSSLHGISQVVKDHVTKPTAMAQGRVAHLIEWKGWCKPIDTPAALESDFNSYSDLTEGEQEARFAAGVAEQFAIAEAKLRAWSSVDGDESNDDSYDEDFLPANEPTTQSTDVPSYPPYLKDLIHSQLCQHLGLRGPCCESGGGGGGGEGGGSGEPSPTAGSPDTLCSSLCSLDEHHPLLRDLGGHRGTHAHSNAAELAAKILSALQGGEELLLARLQRAGHSRPGGGDCSFHSLGGGGRSIRPCGGQDSPCYSMSYSETYLSPGEDDDTPCKDYESTVCQVEAEGNGVAYPPDYDPRRRVSDVASSGVVSLDEEEEEEEERAGEPNNQ